A stretch of the Filimonas lacunae genome encodes the following:
- a CDS encoding DUF983 domain-containing protein: MSNHETAKPNVLVSVCHTRCPRCRRGNMFTDANPYHLKHTLEMNESCPVCGQQFDIEVGFYYGTSYVSYAFAVALSVATFIAWWVLFGFSLYDNRIFWWLGVNSVLLLIIQPVFMRLARTVWLSFFVGYDKDWNVKPAKAPERTNDQMKNAW; the protein is encoded by the coding sequence ATGAGCAATCATGAAACAGCCAAACCGAATGTGTTGGTGAGTGTATGCCATACCCGTTGTCCACGTTGCCGCAGAGGTAATATGTTTACCGATGCTAACCCTTATCATCTGAAACATACGCTGGAGATGAATGAAAGCTGCCCGGTGTGCGGACAGCAATTTGATATAGAAGTTGGCTTTTATTATGGAACCAGTTATGTAAGCTATGCTTTTGCAGTAGCGTTAAGTGTGGCCACTTTTATAGCATGGTGGGTTTTGTTTGGTTTTTCATTATATGATAACCGCATTTTCTGGTGGCTGGGTGTTAATTCAGTGTTGCTGTTGATTATACAGCCTGTGTTTATGCGGTTGGCGCGAACTGTGTGGCTTAGCTTTTTTGTGGGATATGACAAGGATTGGAACGTGAAGCCCGCCAAAGCACCGGAACGTACCAATGATCAAATGAAAAATGCCTGGTAA